In a single window of the Deinococcus aetherius genome:
- a CDS encoding AAA family ATPase, which produces MAEPRIHALHGFVGSGKTTLAGWLERELPGMRFTPDEWMVALYGPNLNAEEFPPAFARVMTLMEGQWTRALDLGVPVILDHGYWRRADRDALRAKAAALGVPLTLYALTLPDEEALRRVRSRNAKPDALPISDETFRLLRARFQPLEADEEAVRVGQE; this is translated from the coding sequence ATGGCTGAGCCCCGCATCCACGCCCTGCACGGTTTCGTCGGGAGCGGCAAGACGACCCTCGCCGGGTGGCTGGAGCGCGAGTTGCCCGGAATGCGCTTCACCCCGGACGAGTGGATGGTCGCCCTGTACGGCCCGAACCTGAACGCCGAGGAGTTCCCGCCCGCCTTCGCCCGCGTGATGACCCTGATGGAGGGGCAGTGGACCCGCGCCCTCGACCTCGGCGTGCCCGTCATCCTCGACCACGGGTACTGGAGGCGGGCGGACCGGGACGCCCTGCGCGCGAAGGCCGCCGCGCTCGGGGTGCCCCTCACCCTGTACGCCCTGACCCTGCCTGACGAGGAAGCGTTGAGGCGGGTCAGGTCGAGGAATGCCAAACCCGACGCCCTGCCGATCAGCGACGAGACCTTCCGGCTCCTGCGTGCCCGCTTCCAGCCGCTCGAAGCGGACGAGGAGGCGGTTCGGGTGGGGCAGGAGTAG
- a CDS encoding nucleoside hydrolase: MTSAPALPRPVILDGDPGLDDAIAWLLALASPEEVRVLGVTTVHGNVGLPLTTHNAGVTLALAGAQVPVHAGADRPLVRPPLTAASVHGDSGLPAADLPEPLRAPEAEHGVDFIIRTVRERPGEVTLVATGPLTNVALTFRLAPDLPALLREVVWMGGSTGGGNRTPAAEFNALADPHAAHIVLGSGVPLRMFGLNVTMQVIATPERLDALRALDNRAGAVSAELLTFYAGVYRERYGLDGGALHDPVAVAAVLRPNLFDMKPMSVQVELQEGLNLGRTVCDLYGVTGQPANAQVAVGVDAEGVFGLLLERLGRLP; encoded by the coding sequence GTGACCTCTGCCCCTGCGCTGCCCCGCCCCGTCATCCTCGACGGCGACCCCGGCCTCGACGACGCCATCGCCTGGCTGCTCGCGCTGGCGAGCCCGGAGGAGGTGCGGGTGCTCGGCGTGACGACCGTGCACGGCAACGTCGGCCTGCCCCTCACCACCCACAACGCCGGGGTGACGCTGGCGCTGGCAGGGGCGCAGGTGCCCGTGCACGCCGGGGCAGACCGCCCGCTCGTCCGCCCTCCGCTGACGGCGGCATCAGTGCATGGGGACAGCGGCCTTCCCGCCGCCGATCTTCCTGAACCGCTCCGGGCACCCGAGGCCGAGCACGGCGTCGATTTCATCATCCGCACCGTGCGCGAACGGCCCGGCGAGGTTACCCTCGTCGCCACCGGGCCGCTCACCAACGTCGCGCTCACCTTCCGGCTGGCCCCCGACCTGCCCGCTCTGCTGCGCGAGGTCGTGTGGATGGGCGGGAGCACCGGGGGAGGCAACCGCACCCCTGCAGCCGAATTCAACGCCCTCGCCGACCCGCACGCCGCCCACATCGTGCTGGGCTCGGGTGTGCCCCTGCGGATGTTCGGGCTGAACGTCACCATGCAGGTCATCGCCACGCCGGAGCGGCTGGACGCCCTGCGCGCCCTGGACAACCGGGCGGGGGCCGTCAGCGCCGAACTCCTCACCTTCTACGCTGGGGTGTACCGCGAGCGCTACGGTCTGGATGGCGGCGCCCTGCACGACCCGGTCGCCGTAGCCGCCGTGCTGCGCCCGAACCTGTTCGACATGAAACCCATGTCCGTGCAGGTCGAGCTTCAGGAGGGATTGAACCTCGGGCGGACGGTGTGCGACCTGTACGGGGTGACCGGACAGCCCGCGAACGCGCAGGTAGCGGTCGGCGTGGACGCGGAGGGCGTGTTCGGCCTGCTGCTGGAGCGGCTGGGCAGGCTGCCCTGA
- the galT gene encoding galactose-1-phosphate uridylyltransferase, with protein MTQPSPTFHAEDFEKPDGRELTLYGLEPVRVESEIPTPGDPVQARPVMRWHPLRSEWVMYAAHRLNRTFLPPPDYNPLAPIQEGGHPTELPRGVYDLAVFENRFPSLTLDAPEPEPVQGAVVRAGVGRCEVVVFSQSPEGRLADLTPGQMTLLIEVWADRTTRLAATGKIRSVLAFENRGVEVGVTLHHPHGQIYAYDHIPPVQARLLDSARGYMEKNGRPWLADFVAGERAAGLRVLHDEGAALSVVPPFARYTYETWVLPARPVALLSDLSAEEKAAFARTLKDALLRLDALFGVRMPYLLTVHQGPVGGDPHPEFPLHIEIYPYLRAPGRMKYLAGTEQGAGEFANDKLPEVAAQELRNLTV; from the coding sequence ATGACCCAGCCCTCCCCCACCTTCCATGCCGAGGACTTCGAGAAGCCCGACGGGCGCGAGCTGACCCTCTACGGCCTGGAGCCCGTGCGGGTGGAGTCTGAGATTCCCACCCCCGGCGACCCGGTGCAGGCCCGCCCGGTGATGCGCTGGCACCCCCTGCGCTCCGAGTGGGTGATGTACGCCGCGCACCGCCTCAACCGCACCTTCCTGCCCCCGCCCGACTACAACCCGCTCGCGCCCATTCAGGAGGGGGGCCACCCCACCGAGCTGCCGCGCGGCGTGTACGACCTCGCCGTCTTCGAGAACCGTTTTCCCAGCCTGACCCTCGACGCGCCCGAGCCTGAGCCCGTCCAGGGCGCGGTGGTCCGGGCGGGCGTGGGCCGCTGCGAGGTCGTCGTCTTCAGCCAGAGCCCGGAAGGCCGCCTCGCCGACCTGACGCCCGGGCAGATGACCCTCCTGATCGAGGTCTGGGCCGACCGCACCACCCGCCTCGCGGCGACGGGCAAGATCAGGAGCGTCCTCGCCTTCGAGAACCGGGGGGTCGAGGTCGGTGTCACCCTTCACCACCCGCACGGGCAGATCTACGCCTACGACCATATCCCGCCCGTGCAGGCGCGGCTGCTCGATTCGGCGCGGGGGTACATGGAGAAGAACGGGCGCCCCTGGCTCGCCGACTTCGTGGCCGGGGAGCGGGCGGCGGGGCTGCGGGTCCTCCACGACGAGGGCGCGGCCCTGAGCGTCGTGCCCCCCTTCGCCCGCTACACCTACGAGACCTGGGTACTGCCCGCCCGCCCCGTCGCCCTGCTGAGCGACCTGAGCGCGGAGGAGAAGGCCGCCTTCGCCCGGACGCTGAAAGACGCCCTGCTGCGGCTGGACGCCCTCTTCGGCGTGCGGATGCCGTACCTCCTGACCGTCCACCAGGGCCCGGTGGGAGGCGACCCTCACCCCGAGTTCCCCCTCCACATCGAGATTTACCCGTACCTGCGCGCCCCGGGCCGCATGAAGTACCTCGCGGGCACCGAGCAGGGCGCGGGCGAGTTCGCCAACGACAAGCTGCCGGAGGTCGCCGCGCAGGAGTTGCGGAACCTGACGGTGTAG
- a CDS encoding beta-galactosidase — protein sequence MTPPDAASPHHLLLGSCDYPEHVPRDCWETYARRQRELGLTFVRLAEFAWSRLEPRPGEFDWAWLDEAVEAYHREGLRVVLCTPTATPPAWLIRTHPEILPVDEEGRVREFGSRRHYDFASPVYREHSRRITRAMAERYGQHPAVVGWQTDNEFACHGTGRSYGGASAAAFPGWLRERYGTLDALNEAWGNVFWSMEYGDWGQIKPPNLTVTEANPAHILDFSRFASDQIASFQREQVDLLRELSPGRFVTHNFMIFESGFDHYEVARGLDFATWDNYPTGMLEFFAQGIVGEEDRNHFARTGHPDLVGWNHDVYRGLLRGAGRLGREGEGTPNGFWVMEQQCGQVNWAPFNPLPADGAVALWTAQAWAHGADVVSYFRWRAATMAQEVLHSGLLRHDETPDRGYAEVAALNQARFPLGEVPARVALLHDYESLWLLGAQPHSASLSYWAQTVTYYRALRSLGVDVDILHPDADLGGYAVVVAPAITLATEERAVRWATAVEGGARLVCGPRTGFRTPSGQAWAQGQPGPLAELLGVRLLQFDSLRSGLTQKVAGPEGDFQAHAWAESYRLAGAEATHTYVGGPQGGLPAVTRQGRATVIGAHSDALIRAVLRDVLAEAGVETVDLPDGVRLSRRAGVTLVQNWNPEAVTWEGRTLAPVSFEVVEESTPAGDDPRPARLG from the coding sequence ATGACCCCACCCGACGCCGCCTCCCCCCACCACCTCCTGCTGGGCAGTTGCGACTACCCCGAGCATGTGCCGCGTGACTGCTGGGAGACGTACGCGCGGCGGCAGCGCGAACTCGGCCTGACCTTCGTGCGCCTCGCCGAGTTCGCCTGGAGCCGCCTGGAGCCCCGGCCCGGCGAGTTCGACTGGGCGTGGCTGGACGAGGCGGTGGAGGCGTACCACCGGGAGGGGCTGCGGGTGGTGCTGTGTACCCCCACCGCGACCCCGCCTGCGTGGCTGATCCGGACGCACCCCGAAATCCTCCCCGTGGACGAGGAGGGCCGGGTGCGCGAGTTCGGCTCGCGGCGCCATTACGACTTCGCCTCGCCCGTGTACCGGGAACACTCGCGGCGGATCACCCGGGCGATGGCCGAGCGGTACGGTCAGCACCCAGCGGTCGTGGGCTGGCAGACCGACAACGAGTTCGCCTGCCACGGCACCGGGAGGAGCTACGGCGGGGCGAGCGCGGCGGCCTTTCCCGGCTGGCTGCGGGAGAGGTACGGCACCCTGGACGCGCTGAACGAGGCGTGGGGCAACGTCTTCTGGAGCATGGAGTACGGCGACTGGGGGCAGATCAAGCCGCCGAACCTGACCGTGACGGAGGCGAACCCGGCCCACATCCTCGACTTCTCCCGTTTTGCGTCGGACCAGATTGCCAGCTTCCAGCGCGAGCAGGTAGACCTCCTGCGCGAACTCTCGCCGGGTCGCTTCGTCACCCACAACTTCATGATCTTCGAGAGCGGCTTCGACCACTACGAGGTGGCGCGCGGCCTCGACTTCGCCACCTGGGACAACTACCCGACCGGGATGCTGGAGTTCTTCGCGCAGGGGATCGTAGGCGAGGAGGACAGGAACCACTTCGCCCGCACCGGACACCCCGATCTGGTGGGATGGAATCATGACGTGTACCGGGGGCTGCTGAGAGGAGCGGGCAGACTGGGGCGGGAGGGCGAGGGCACTCCGAACGGCTTCTGGGTGATGGAGCAGCAGTGCGGGCAGGTGAACTGGGCCCCCTTCAACCCTCTGCCCGCCGATGGAGCCGTCGCCCTCTGGACGGCGCAGGCGTGGGCGCACGGGGCGGATGTGGTCAGTTACTTCCGCTGGCGGGCCGCCACGATGGCGCAGGAGGTCCTGCACTCGGGGCTCTTGCGGCACGACGAGACGCCCGACCGGGGGTACGCGGAGGTGGCGGCGCTCAATCAGGCCCGCTTCCCCCTCGGCGAGGTGCCCGCGCGGGTGGCCCTCCTCCACGATTACGAGAGCCTGTGGCTGCTGGGCGCGCAGCCCCACAGCGCCTCGCTGAGCTACTGGGCGCAGACGGTGACGTACTACCGGGCGCTGCGTTCCCTCGGGGTGGACGTGGACATCCTGCACCCGGACGCGGACCTGGGCGGGTACGCGGTCGTCGTCGCCCCGGCGATCACGCTGGCGACCGAGGAACGCGCGGTGCGGTGGGCGACGGCGGTGGAGGGCGGCGCGCGGCTGGTCTGCGGGCCGCGCACGGGCTTCCGCACCCCGAGTGGGCAGGCTTGGGCACAGGGGCAGCCGGGACCGCTCGCCGAGTTGCTGGGCGTGCGCCTGTTGCAGTTCGACTCGCTGCGGTCCGGGCTCACCCAGAAGGTCGCAGGGCCGGAAGGCGACTTCCAGGCTCACGCCTGGGCGGAGAGCTACCGGCTGGCGGGAGCGGAGGCAACCCACACCTACGTCGGAGGCCCGCAAGGCGGCCTGCCCGCCGTGACCCGCCAGGGCCGCGCCACGGTGATCGGCGCCCACTCCGACGCCCTGATCCGCGCCGTGCTGCGGGACGTGCTCGCCGAGGCGGGGGTCGAGACGGTGGACCTCCCCGACGGGGTGCGCCTCAGCCGCCGGGCGGGCGTGACGCTGGTGCAGAACTGGAACCCGGAGGCGGTGACGTGGGAGGGCCGGACGCTCGCCCCCGTGAGCTTCGAGGTCGTGGAGGAGTCTACCCCGGCGGGTGACGATCCCCGCCCGGCGCGGTTAGGGTAG
- a CDS encoding FKBP-type peptidyl-prolyl cis-trans isomerase: protein MTQQELIVDRYHEGNGTPASPGKTVRVHYTGTLEDGRKFDSSRDRGEPIEFPLGVGYVIPGWDQGVAQLRVGDKARLTIPPHLGYGAAGVPGVIPPNSTLIFDVELVDVR from the coding sequence ATGACCCAGCAGGAACTGATCGTAGACAGGTACCACGAGGGCAACGGCACCCCCGCCTCGCCCGGCAAGACCGTGCGGGTCCACTACACGGGCACGCTGGAGGACGGCCGCAAGTTCGACTCCAGCCGCGACCGGGGCGAGCCCATCGAGTTCCCGCTGGGCGTCGGCTACGTCATCCCCGGCTGGGACCAGGGCGTCGCGCAGCTCCGGGTGGGCGACAAGGCGCGGCTGACCATTCCCCCTCACCTCGGCTACGGGGCGGCGGGCGTTCCCGGCGTGATTCCGCCGAATTCCACCCTGATCTTCGACGTGGAACTCGTGGACGTGCGCTGA
- the lepB gene encoding signal peptidase I, whose protein sequence is MPRVTPVPSRRPLAGTIPAELRTFWRVWVLGALLPVWLFTTFVATLARVDGNSMNPTLHNRDLLVLLKYPRWLRAWGLPTPYPRRGDLLIFKSPADSPYSYETVWGVRHRPYNIKRVLGLPGDTVAITDGRVIVNGRAIAESYVNGGVLTDQPPLRVPPGKVWVLGDNRLVGESLDSRAYGPVDLGDAAGPVNLRLWPNPGLVHR, encoded by the coding sequence ATGCCCCGCGTGACGCCCGTCCCCTCCCGCAGGCCCCTCGCCGGGACGATCCCCGCCGAGCTGCGGACCTTCTGGCGGGTCTGGGTGCTCGGGGCGCTGCTGCCCGTGTGGCTGTTCACGACCTTCGTGGCGACCCTCGCCCGGGTGGACGGCAACAGCATGAATCCCACCCTCCACAACCGGGACTTGCTTGTGCTCCTGAAGTACCCGCGCTGGTTGCGCGCCTGGGGCCTGCCGACCCCCTACCCCCGGCGGGGCGACCTGCTCATCTTCAAGTCCCCGGCGGACAGCCCCTACAGCTACGAGACCGTCTGGGGGGTGCGGCACCGCCCCTACAACATCAAGCGCGTGCTGGGCCTGCCGGGTGATACGGTCGCCATCACGGACGGGCGCGTGATCGTGAACGGGCGGGCCATCGCGGAGAGCTACGTCAATGGCGGCGTGCTGACCGACCAGCCCCCCTTGCGCGTGCCCCCCGGCAAGGTTTGGGTGCTGGGCGACAACCGCCTCGTCGGCGAGAGCCTGGATTCGCGCGCCTATGGGCCGGTCGATCTGGGGGACGCCGCCGGGCCCGTCAACCTGCGGCTGTGGCCGAATCCGGGCTTGGTCCACCGCTGA
- a CDS encoding DUF1684 domain-containing protein — protein MVTAGEAHARALTDFRRRKDEHFASGRGPIPEAELASFRGLSYYPPDPAWALTVPVERADGAEVTLGTNTGETRMMARFGTATADLPGGPHTFTLYAPPGEDFPERVFVPFRDATSGPETYGAGRYLDAPLVRAPGGDGMLVHLDFNLAYHPYCAYGEGWTCPLPPRENWVSQPIAAGERLPGALA, from the coding sequence CTGGTGACGGCGGGGGAGGCGCACGCGCGGGCGCTCACCGACTTCCGGCGCCGCAAGGACGAGCATTTCGCCTCGGGGCGCGGGCCGATTCCTGAGGCAGAGCTGGCGAGCTTTCGGGGCCTGAGCTACTACCCGCCCGACCCGGCCTGGGCCCTCACCGTTCCGGTCGAGCGGGCGGACGGGGCGGAGGTCACGCTGGGCACGAACACGGGCGAGACGCGCATGATGGCCCGCTTCGGCACGGCGACGGCGGACCTACCCGGCGGCCCGCACACCTTCACCCTGTACGCCCCTCCCGGCGAGGACTTCCCCGAGCGGGTCTTCGTCCCCTTCCGCGACGCGACGAGCGGGCCGGAGACGTACGGGGCCGGGCGCTACCTCGACGCGCCCCTCGTCCGGGCGCCGGGGGGTGACGGGATGCTCGTCCACCTCGACTTCAACCTCGCCTATCACCCGTATTGCGCCTACGGAGAGGGGTGGACGTGCCCCCTGCCCCCGCGCGAGAACTGGGTGAGTCAGCCCATAGCCGCCGGGGAGCGGTTGCCGGGCGCCCTGGCCTGA
- a CDS encoding RNA-binding S4 domain-containing protein, translating to MTRDEPRQGWEEQDTIDLQDFLKLRGLVETGGEAKFRVQGGEVRLNGVIETRRRKKLRRGDIVEYAGERVRVDW from the coding sequence ATGACGAGGGACGAGCCACGGCAAGGCTGGGAGGAGCAGGACACCATCGACCTCCAGGACTTCCTCAAGCTGCGCGGGCTGGTGGAGACGGGCGGCGAGGCGAAGTTCCGGGTACAGGGCGGCGAGGTGCGGCTCAACGGCGTGATCGAGACGCGGCGGCGCAAGAAGCTGCGGCGCGGCGACATCGTGGAGTACGCGGGCGAGCGCGTGCGGGTGGACTGGTGA
- a CDS encoding Ig domain-containing protein yields the protein MRPFALRRALPLCALLTSGVLLAACGSTTSTSTGTTGTSSTSDPLYFTTTSLPVAYLAEIYDAPVGVAGGAGPYALRVGSGTLPPGLTLRGGRLSGTPTKTGTYTFAVEASDANLSTKVQSYTLNIGELPPLALKPQLPSGEIRGETRIPLNITAPRTIRAARMTWDLPEGVAVTRVQPAEGSGVLFWKQAGRTLTVDVGFKTVPRSGARVALVSVRPPKAVTLDAGRFAFEARDGTGKVLATSGAATPAPVTTPAPGTPGTTAPPAPTPTGTQTAPGTSTTTSPGTSQNGGQP from the coding sequence ATGCGACCGTTCGCCCTCCGCCGGGCCCTGCCCTTGTGCGCGCTGCTGACGAGTGGGGTGCTGCTCGCCGCCTGCGGCAGCACGACCTCGACCTCGACAGGCACCACCGGCACGTCGAGCACGAGCGACCCCCTGTATTTCACGACGACGAGCCTGCCCGTCGCGTACCTCGCCGAAATTTACGACGCGCCCGTGGGCGTGGCGGGTGGGGCGGGGCCGTACGCGCTGCGGGTGGGCTCGGGGACGCTGCCCCCCGGCCTCACCCTGCGCGGCGGGCGCCTGAGCGGCACGCCCACGAAGACGGGAACGTACACCTTCGCGGTGGAGGCGTCGGACGCCAACCTCAGCACCAAGGTCCAGTCCTACACCCTGAACATCGGCGAGCTGCCGCCGCTGGCCCTCAAGCCCCAGCTTCCCAGCGGGGAGATTCGCGGCGAGACGCGCATCCCGCTCAACATCACCGCGCCCCGCACCATCCGGGCCGCGCGGATGACCTGGGACCTCCCCGAGGGCGTGGCCGTCACCCGCGTGCAACCCGCTGAGGGGAGCGGCGTGCTGTTCTGGAAGCAGGCGGGGCGCACCCTGACGGTGGACGTGGGCTTCAAGACCGTGCCGCGTAGCGGCGCCCGTGTAGCGCTCGTGAGCGTCAGGCCGCCCAAAGCCGTCACCCTCGACGCGGGCCGCTTCGCCTTCGAGGCGCGCGACGGCACGGGCAAGGTGCTCGCCACCTCGGGCGCGGCGACCCCGGCTCCCGTCACCACGCCTGCTCCGGGCACGCCCGGCACCACCGCACCACCCGCACCCACCCCGACCGGAACGCAGACCGCCCCGGGTACCTCGACGACGACGAGCCCCGGCACCTCCCAGAACGGGGGCCAACCGTGA
- a CDS encoding insulinase family protein encodes MTTETLPALPAPGERLGRYTVERVESLPEMQGTLVLLRHDLGARHAHVARDDDNLAFGVTFPTVPKDSTGVAHILEHVVLMGSQRYPVPDPFFAMIPRSLNTFMNAMTASDWTTYPFSTRNEQDFYNLLSVYLDATFFPLLRYESFRQDGHRFEFETPDDPSTPLRLQGVVYNEMKGAMASPGAVMYRAFGKALYPDLTYANNSGGSPSAIPGLTYDGLRAFHAAHYHPSNAFFYTYGRVDLKRVLGEIETHVMSRFTPQTLDVSIPDQPAFEGPRRVDVTYPGTDVERGGQVSVAWKLGHSTDADLNLRWSVLSDVLLGNPAAPLTRPLIESGLGSALADLSGYRDNFREGAFAVGLKGVGAGKAGEVQALVLDTLAAIAQGGIDPELIESSLHQFEIGQREVSNAGTPYGLQVMFRLLGPWLYGGDPVTGLRLDAELESLRTDLAQGPVFERMIQKDLLDNPHRVTLVLAPDPDLAARTEQAERELVERLSAGFTDEDRARIVRESLQLQSLQAQESDPDVLPTLGLGDVPPTVARPPYTTEEEGRALVGRVPQPTGGLTYLDVQVRLPELPGDLLDTLPLYAFAVTRSGAAGQDYVALARRIEAVTGGVSASVGVGGKPDSLDDLRLSLTFSGKALARNGDALALVLHDVIAAPEFDRERLTQLLRQRLAGLKASVVNAGSAYAERLASAQVSPAGSIEERLSGLTALATLKEIVEGDGVDALLERFARLRNLILAGKPLLCLTATADDLGLDVAPVTGEFGGDAPVGHPAPRLLAGGPQTRTADSPVAFNAVAFRTVPYTHPDSPALLVLSRLLRSEYLLKEIREKGGAYGGGAGFDARGGVFTMSSYRDPHITRTFEVFRDARAFLDTALLDERELTEAILSASKTLDPLTSPDTVGRLRFYGDQAGYTPEVQEEYKARLLRVTLDDLKRVMDAWLTRENAGYALVAGHDPNPETQALGLHFEVRGV; translated from the coding sequence ATGACAACCGAAACCTTGCCCGCCCTCCCCGCTCCCGGCGAGCGGCTGGGGCGCTACACGGTGGAGCGGGTGGAAAGCTTGCCCGAGATGCAGGGCACCCTCGTGCTCCTGCGGCATGACCTCGGTGCCCGCCACGCCCATGTCGCCCGCGACGACGACAACCTCGCCTTCGGGGTGACCTTCCCGACCGTGCCGAAGGACTCGACCGGCGTGGCGCACATCCTCGAACACGTCGTGCTGATGGGTTCGCAGCGTTACCCGGTGCCCGACCCCTTCTTCGCCATGATCCCGCGCTCGCTGAACACCTTCATGAACGCGATGACGGCGAGCGACTGGACGACCTACCCCTTCTCCACCCGCAACGAGCAGGACTTCTACAACCTCCTCTCGGTCTACCTCGACGCCACCTTCTTTCCCCTGCTGCGTTACGAGAGCTTCCGCCAGGACGGCCACCGCTTCGAGTTCGAGACGCCCGACGACCCGAGCACGCCGCTGAGGCTCCAGGGCGTCGTCTACAACGAGATGAAGGGCGCGATGGCGAGCCCCGGCGCGGTGATGTACCGCGCGTTCGGCAAGGCGCTCTACCCCGACCTCACCTACGCGAACAACTCCGGCGGCTCGCCTTCAGCCATCCCGGGCCTCACCTACGATGGCCTGCGCGCCTTCCACGCCGCGCACTACCACCCCAGCAACGCCTTTTTCTACACCTACGGGCGGGTGGATTTGAAACGGGTGCTGGGCGAGATCGAGACGCACGTCATGTCGCGCTTCACACCCCAGACCCTCGACGTGAGCATCCCCGACCAGCCCGCGTTCGAGGGGCCGCGCCGGGTGGACGTGACCTACCCCGGCACCGACGTGGAGCGCGGCGGCCAGGTCAGCGTGGCCTGGAAGCTCGGGCACTCGACCGACGCTGACCTCAACCTGCGCTGGAGCGTGCTCTCGGACGTGCTGCTCGGCAACCCGGCGGCGCCCCTGACCCGGCCCCTGATCGAGTCGGGGCTGGGGAGCGCCCTCGCCGACCTCTCCGGCTACCGCGACAACTTCCGGGAGGGTGCCTTCGCGGTCGGCCTCAAGGGAGTCGGTGCTGGGAAGGCGGGCGAGGTCCAGGCCCTCGTCCTCGACACGCTCGCGGCCATCGCACAGGGCGGCATCGACCCCGAACTCATCGAGAGCAGCCTGCACCAGTTCGAGATCGGGCAGCGGGAGGTGTCGAACGCCGGGACCCCCTACGGCCTGCAAGTCATGTTCCGGCTCCTCGGCCCGTGGCTGTACGGCGGCGACCCGGTGACGGGCCTGCGGCTGGACGCCGAGCTGGAGAGCCTGCGGACCGACCTCGCCCAGGGGCCCGTGTTCGAGCGGATGATTCAGAAAGACCTCCTCGACAACCCCCACCGGGTGACCCTCGTCCTCGCGCCCGACCCCGACCTCGCCGCGCGCACCGAGCAGGCCGAGCGCGAACTCGTCGAGCGGCTGAGCGCGGGCTTCACCGACGAGGACCGCGCCCGCATCGTCCGCGAGAGCCTGCAACTCCAGTCCCTCCAGGCGCAGGAGAGTGACCCCGACGTGCTGCCCACCCTCGGCCTCGGGGACGTGCCGCCGACCGTCGCCCGACCGCCGTACACGACCGAGGAAGAGGGTCGTGCGCTGGTGGGCCGCGTGCCCCAGCCCACCGGGGGCCTGACCTACCTCGACGTGCAGGTGCGCCTGCCCGAGTTGCCGGGCGACCTGCTGGACACCCTGCCCCTGTACGCCTTCGCGGTCACCCGCAGCGGGGCGGCGGGCCAGGATTACGTGGCCCTCGCGCGGCGCATCGAGGCCGTCACGGGCGGCGTGAGCGCGAGCGTGGGGGTGGGCGGCAAGCCGGACAGCCTCGACGACCTGCGCCTCTCGCTGACCTTCAGCGGCAAGGCGCTCGCCCGCAACGGGGACGCGCTCGCCCTCGTCCTCCACGACGTGATCGCCGCCCCCGAGTTTGACCGCGAGCGGCTGACGCAGCTTCTCAGGCAGCGCCTCGCCGGGCTCAAGGCGAGCGTGGTGAACGCGGGCAGCGCCTACGCCGAACGTCTCGCAAGCGCGCAGGTCAGCCCCGCCGGGAGCATCGAGGAGCGCCTGAGCGGCTTGACCGCCCTCGCCACCCTCAAGGAGATCGTGGAGGGGGACGGGGTGGACGCGCTGCTGGAACGCTTCGCCCGCCTCCGTAACCTGATCCTCGCCGGAAAGCCGCTGCTGTGCCTCACCGCGACCGCCGACGATCTCGGGCTCGACGTGGCGCCGGTCACAGGGGAGTTCGGGGGGGACGCCCCGGTCGGCCACCCCGCGCCCCGGCTCCTCGCTGGCGGGCCCCAGACGCGCACGGCGGACTCGCCGGTCGCCTTCAACGCGGTCGCCTTCCGCACGGTGCCGTACACCCACCCCGACAGCCCGGCGCTGCTCGTCCTCTCGCGTCTCCTGAGAAGCGAGTACCTCCTCAAGGAAATCCGCGAGAAGGGCGGCGCGTACGGCGGCGGAGCGGGCTTCGACGCGCGGGGCGGCGTGTTCACCATGTCGAGCTACCGCGACCCCCACATCACCCGCACCTTCGAGGTCTTCCGGGACGCCCGCGCCTTCCTCGACACGGCACTGCTGGACGAGCGCGAACTCACCGAGGCGATCTTGTCGGCGAGCAAGACCCTCGACCCCCTGACGAGCCCGGACACCGTGGGACGCCTGCGATTCTACGGCGACCAGGCCGGATACACCCCCGAGGTGCAGGAGGAGTACAAGGCCCGTCTGCTGCGGGTGACCCTGGACGACCTGAAGCGTGTGATGGACGCGTGGCTGACGCGTGAAAACGCCGGGTATGCCCTCGTGGCGGGCCACGACCCGAACCCCGAGACGCAGGCGCTGGGGCTGCACTTCGAGGTGCGGGGCGTGTAG
- a CDS encoding 23S rRNA (pseudouridine(1915)-N(3))-methyltransferase RlmH, translated as MRLHLITVGDPRLAYARAGWDEYERRLRRYHKVQVTRVAGKTRTQESEAVARAAGRAPLVLLDPRGRQFTSEGLSAYLDAQALGGIGELAFVVGGPEGHTDELRASAHGLWSLSQLTLPHDLAMVVMAEALYRAATISAGEPYHRGG; from the coding sequence ATGCGCCTGCACCTGATCACCGTCGGCGACCCCCGTCTCGCCTACGCCCGCGCCGGGTGGGACGAGTACGAGCGGCGGCTGCGGCGCTACCACAAGGTGCAGGTCACCCGCGTCGCGGGCAAGACACGGACGCAGGAGTCGGAGGCCGTGGCCCGGGCGGCGGGCCGCGCCCCCCTGGTCCTCCTCGACCCGCGCGGGCGTCAGTTCACGAGCGAGGGCCTGAGCGCCTACCTCGACGCTCAGGCCCTCGGCGGCATCGGGGAACTCGCCTTCGTGGTCGGGGGCCCGGAGGGGCACACCGACGAATTGCGCGCCTCGGCCCACGGGCTCTGGAGCCTGTCCCAGCTCACCCTGCCGCACGACCTGGCGATGGTGGTGATGGCGGAGGCGCTCTACCGCGCGGCGACGATCAGCGCGGGGGAGCCGTACCACCGGGGGGGGTAA